A genomic region of Gossypium hirsutum isolate 1008001.06 chromosome D01, Gossypium_hirsutum_v2.1, whole genome shotgun sequence contains the following coding sequences:
- the LOC107922530 gene encoding uncharacterized protein isoform X1, protein MDYPGNSQDMAVPPVEGVAGGGTAYGWNDGGLNVSNPLKGSIDPTEVPTADLVHVWCLPSTANVGPQEVPRNLEPVNLLAARNERESVQLAIRPKVSWSGSSVAGVVQVQCCDLCSASGDRLIVGQSLKLRRVVPILGVPDALVPLDLPISQISLQPGETTAVWVSIDVPNEQPPGLYEGEIIINATKADTESSSQCLGKAEKHQLFTELRNCLDALEPIDGKPLDEVVERVKSSTTSLRKVLLSSSFSEFFSDNGPVDMMDEDAISNLSVRVKLSLTVWDFIIPTTPSLPAVFGISDTVIEDRFGVGHGSSEWYDALEQHFKWLLQYRISPYFCRWGDSMRVLTYTSPWPADHPKSDEYFSDPRLAAYAVPHSPVVSCNDAAKDYLQKEIEILRTKSHWKKAYFYLWDEPLNMEQYESLCNMASEVHAYAPDARVLTTYYCGPSDAPLAPTPFEAFLKVPKFLRPHTQIYCTSEWVFGNREDLVKDVISELHPENGEEWWTYVCMGPSDPHPNWHLGMRGTQHRAVMWRVWKEGGTGFLYWGANCYEKATVPSAEIRFRRGLPPGDGVLYYPGEVFSSSKKPVASLRLERILSGLQDFEYLKLYASRYGKEEALTLLEKTGVYLGPERYTHEHMAIDIMRGEIFSSCRSCS, encoded by the exons ATGGACTATCCTG GAAATTCGCAAGATATGGCTGTGCCGCCAGTTGAAGGTGTTGCAGGGGGAGGGACAGCATATGGATGGAATGATGGTGGTTTAAATGTTTCAAATCCACTCAAGGGCTCAATTGACCCCACAGAAGTTCCAACTGCTGATTTAGTACATGTGTGGTGCCTCCCAAGCACAGCAAATGTTGGACCACAAGAAGTGCCTAGAAATTTAGAGCCT GTAAACCTTCTGGCAGCTAGAAATGAGAGGGAAAGCGTTCAATTAGCTATCCGTCCAAAAGTCTCTTGGAGTGGTTCTAGTGTGGCTGGAGTTGTGCAGGTTCAATGCTGTGATTTATGCTCGGCATCTGGTGATCG GTTGATTGTTGGCCAATCATTAAAATTGCGACGTGTTGTTCCCATATTGGGTGTACCTGATGCTCTTGTACCTCTTGACCTCCCTATTAGCCAAATAAGCCTACAACCTGG GGAGACAACTGCTGTCTGGGTTTCAATAGATGTGCCAAATGAACAGCCTCCTGGTTTATATGAAGGGGAGATCATCATTAATGCTACAAAGGCAGATACAGA ATCATCATCACAATGCTTGGGGAAGGCTGAGAAGCATCAACTATTCACAGAACTTCGTAACTGTCTTGATGCTTTGGAGCCTATAGATGGAAAGCCATTGGATGAAGTG GTGGAAAGAGTGAAATCTTCAACTACATCTTTAAGAAAAGTTCttctttcttcatcattttctgAGTTCTTTTCGGATAATGGGCCagttgatatgatggatgaagaTGCCATATCGAACCTTTCTGTACGAGTCAAATTAAGTTTGACAGTTTGGGACTTTATTATTCCAACAACTCCCTCACTACCTGCTGTCTTTGGT ATATCTGATACTGTAATTGAGGATCGCTTTGGTGTCGGACATGGGAGCAGTGAGTGGTATGATGCACTGGAGCAGCATTTCAAGTGGCTTCTTCAGTACAGAATCAGCCCATACTTTTGTAGATGGGGTGATAGCATGCGTGTTTTAACTTACACATCTCCTTGGCCAG CGGATCATCCAAAATCAGATGAATATTTTTCAGACCCACGACTAGCAGCATATGCTGTTCCACATAGTCCAGTGGTCTCATG TAATGATGCAGCAAAGGATTACTTGCAGAAAGAAATTGAGATATTAAGGACAAAAAGTCATTGGAAGAAAGCTTACTTTTATCTGTGGGATGAG CCACTGAACATGGAACAATACGAGTCTCTTTGTAACATGGCAAGTGAGGTTCATGCTTATGCTCCTGATGCTCGTGTTTTAACCACTTACTATTGTG GACCAAGCGATGCTCCTCTTGCACCAACTCCTTTTGAGGCTTTTCTAAAAGTGCCAAAGTTTCTACGCCCTCATACTCAAATCTATTGTACAAG TGAGTGGGTATTTGGTAACCGAGAGGATCTTGTTAAGGATGTTATTTCTGAATTGCATCCAGAAAATGGAGAG GAATGGTGGACATATGTCTGCATGGGTCCATCCGATCCTCATCCAAACTGGCATCTGGGAATGCGAGGAACACAGCATCGTGCTGTTATGTGGCGTGTGTGGAAGGAAGGTGGAACTGGTTTTCTGTATTGGGGTGCCAACTGCTACGAGAAGGCAACAGTTCCCAGTGCCGAG ATAAGATTTAGGCGAGGCCTCCCCCCAGGTGATGGTGTTTTGTACTACCCAGGTGAGGTGTTCTCGTCTTCAAAGAAACCTGTTGCTTCCCTTAGACTAGAGCGCATTCTCAGCGGCTTGCAG GACTTTGAATACCTGAAGCTTTATGCCTCAAGATATGGGAAAGAAGAAGCACTTACACTTTTAGAGAAGACGGGTGTTTATTTAGGTCCAGAGCGGTACACCCATGAACATATGGCCATTGATATAATGCGGGGTGAGATTTTCAGCAGTTGCAGATCATGTTCCTGA
- the LOC107922530 gene encoding uncharacterized protein isoform X2 has translation MDYPGNSQDMAVPPVEGVAGGGTAYGWNDGGLNVSNPLKGSIDPTEVPTADLVHVWCLPSTANVGPQEVPRNLEPVNLLAARNERESVQLAIRPKVSWSGSSVAGVVQVQCCDLCSASGDRLIVGQSLKLRRVVPILGVPDALVPLDLPISQISLQPGETTAVWVSIDVPNEQPPGLYEGEIIINATKADTESSSQCLGKAEKHQLFTELRNCLDALEPIDGKPLDEVVERVKSSTTSLRKVLLSSSFSEFFSDNGPVDMMDEDAISNLSVRVKLSLTVWDFIIPTTPSLPAVFGISDTVIEDRFGVGHGSSEWYDALEQHFKWLLQYRISPYFCRWGDSMRVLTYTSPWPADHPKSDEYFSDPRLAAYAVPHSPVVSCNDAAKDYLQKEIEILRTKSHWKKAYFYLWDEPLNMEQYESLCNMASEVHAYAPDARVLTTYYCGPSDAPLAPTPFEAFLKVPKFLRPHTQIYCTSEWVFGNREDLVKDVISELHPENGEEWWTYVCMGPSDPHPNWHLGMRGTQHRAVMWRVWKEGGTGFLYWGANCYEKATVPSAEIRFRRGLPPGDGVLYYPGEVFSSSKKPVASLRLERILSGLQDPRLAYVLDMSVNLNA, from the exons ATGGACTATCCTG GAAATTCGCAAGATATGGCTGTGCCGCCAGTTGAAGGTGTTGCAGGGGGAGGGACAGCATATGGATGGAATGATGGTGGTTTAAATGTTTCAAATCCACTCAAGGGCTCAATTGACCCCACAGAAGTTCCAACTGCTGATTTAGTACATGTGTGGTGCCTCCCAAGCACAGCAAATGTTGGACCACAAGAAGTGCCTAGAAATTTAGAGCCT GTAAACCTTCTGGCAGCTAGAAATGAGAGGGAAAGCGTTCAATTAGCTATCCGTCCAAAAGTCTCTTGGAGTGGTTCTAGTGTGGCTGGAGTTGTGCAGGTTCAATGCTGTGATTTATGCTCGGCATCTGGTGATCG GTTGATTGTTGGCCAATCATTAAAATTGCGACGTGTTGTTCCCATATTGGGTGTACCTGATGCTCTTGTACCTCTTGACCTCCCTATTAGCCAAATAAGCCTACAACCTGG GGAGACAACTGCTGTCTGGGTTTCAATAGATGTGCCAAATGAACAGCCTCCTGGTTTATATGAAGGGGAGATCATCATTAATGCTACAAAGGCAGATACAGA ATCATCATCACAATGCTTGGGGAAGGCTGAGAAGCATCAACTATTCACAGAACTTCGTAACTGTCTTGATGCTTTGGAGCCTATAGATGGAAAGCCATTGGATGAAGTG GTGGAAAGAGTGAAATCTTCAACTACATCTTTAAGAAAAGTTCttctttcttcatcattttctgAGTTCTTTTCGGATAATGGGCCagttgatatgatggatgaagaTGCCATATCGAACCTTTCTGTACGAGTCAAATTAAGTTTGACAGTTTGGGACTTTATTATTCCAACAACTCCCTCACTACCTGCTGTCTTTGGT ATATCTGATACTGTAATTGAGGATCGCTTTGGTGTCGGACATGGGAGCAGTGAGTGGTATGATGCACTGGAGCAGCATTTCAAGTGGCTTCTTCAGTACAGAATCAGCCCATACTTTTGTAGATGGGGTGATAGCATGCGTGTTTTAACTTACACATCTCCTTGGCCAG CGGATCATCCAAAATCAGATGAATATTTTTCAGACCCACGACTAGCAGCATATGCTGTTCCACATAGTCCAGTGGTCTCATG TAATGATGCAGCAAAGGATTACTTGCAGAAAGAAATTGAGATATTAAGGACAAAAAGTCATTGGAAGAAAGCTTACTTTTATCTGTGGGATGAG CCACTGAACATGGAACAATACGAGTCTCTTTGTAACATGGCAAGTGAGGTTCATGCTTATGCTCCTGATGCTCGTGTTTTAACCACTTACTATTGTG GACCAAGCGATGCTCCTCTTGCACCAACTCCTTTTGAGGCTTTTCTAAAAGTGCCAAAGTTTCTACGCCCTCATACTCAAATCTATTGTACAAG TGAGTGGGTATTTGGTAACCGAGAGGATCTTGTTAAGGATGTTATTTCTGAATTGCATCCAGAAAATGGAGAG GAATGGTGGACATATGTCTGCATGGGTCCATCCGATCCTCATCCAAACTGGCATCTGGGAATGCGAGGAACACAGCATCGTGCTGTTATGTGGCGTGTGTGGAAGGAAGGTGGAACTGGTTTTCTGTATTGGGGTGCCAACTGCTACGAGAAGGCAACAGTTCCCAGTGCCGAG ATAAGATTTAGGCGAGGCCTCCCCCCAGGTGATGGTGTTTTGTACTACCCAGGTGAGGTGTTCTCGTCTTCAAAGAAACCTGTTGCTTCCCTTAGACTAGAGCGCATTCTCAGCGGCTTGCAG GATCCGCGTCTCGCATATGTTTTGGACATGAGTGTTAACCTGAATGCGTGA